From Woronichinia naegeliana WA131, the proteins below share one genomic window:
- a CDS encoding IS1634 family transposase: MTKKTEKATAQAQRQLEQLQRQEFACREDALTALSRWEKSLEWHLLQDLTVVEKCHYGHRGKPRPHEQPIRRSYHAQATFSLNSAKVQASERAAGRFVLATNQLDGDSLSDEQLLVHYKQQQGVERGFRFLKDPLFFASSVFLKTPERIMALSFIMVLCLLVYSLGQRKLRLALAEQEETVPNQLGKPTQRPTLRWIFQTLRGIHWVVLDNCPQIINLTLERERILRFFGATTCQYYLLS, encoded by the coding sequence CTGACGAAGAAGACAGAGAAAGCAACGGCTCAAGCTCAAAGACAATTAGAACAATTACAGCGTCAGGAATTTGCTTGTCGGGAGGATGCTTTAACCGCCCTGAGCCGATGGGAGAAGAGTTTAGAATGGCATCTTCTTCAAGACCTAACTGTCGTCGAAAAATGTCATTACGGTCATCGAGGTAAACCCCGTCCCCATGAACAGCCCATTCGTCGTAGCTATCATGCCCAAGCCACTTTCAGCCTCAATAGTGCGAAAGTTCAAGCTTCAGAGCGGGCAGCAGGACGTTTTGTCTTGGCGACGAATCAGCTAGATGGAGACTCTTTGAGCGATGAGCAACTGCTTGTCCACTACAAGCAACAGCAAGGGGTAGAGCGAGGTTTTCGCTTCCTTAAAGACCCTCTGTTTTTTGCGTCCAGTGTTTTTCTCAAAACCCCTGAGCGGATTATGGCATTGAGTTTCATCATGGTGTTGTGTTTACTGGTGTACAGCTTGGGACAACGTAAACTGAGACTGGCTCTGGCAGAGCAGGAGGAGACTGTGCCTAATCAGTTGGGAAAGCCGACTCAGCGTCCGACACTGCGTTGGATTTTTCAGACTTTGAGGGGGATTCATTGGGTTGTACTGGATAATTGTCCCCAAATAATCAATCTAACGCTTGAGCGAGAGAGGATTTTGCGCTTTTTTGGGGCTACTACTTGTCAGTATTATCTTTTGTCATAA